The Paenibacillus sp. 481 DNA window TAAAGCCTCCGATGGAGCCAGTATCACGAGTCGTATAGTTGCCATAGTAGCCATCTTGCGGAATTGGGATACCCAATTCCTGAGCAATTTCATACTTCAATTGCTGCAGGGCAGCAGTTGCTTGTGGAACAACCAAGTTATTCGAACGAGATTGATTGGACATAAAAGAAAATCTCCCTTCACAATGGCGGTTCTAATTGTTGCTGCAAGCTTGCAAACTTATTTTATCCGTTTCGCAACATGTTATACTAAAGAAAACGCCATCATCAGAAAATGTAAGGGAATGTCCTAATCGCAGTGAAGGAGAGATCATGATGAGTAAAGGGTTAGCCCTTTGGTTTGCTTGCTCGACAATCGTACTACTAACAGCGCTGTCGATAACGATTAGCCACAATGGCTGGCTTGCGTTGTTGTTCGGTGTGCTCGCCTTTTGCAACACTGGCTTCGGATTTGCCGTTAAGGCAAAACAGCGCAGGCGCGCAGAAGCACAAGCGCAAAGTCAAGAACAGGCCTAAAAGGATGAGGTTACATACATGGAGTGCTTGCCGACTTCATGAGCGACGTGTCGCAAAGTAAGGGTGCAGCATGGTACCTTTTCAGACCACTTGCACCCTTACATTCACTCTACGTCTTGCATCTATAAGCTTCGTTAAGCGAGTTCTTCGTACACGCAGCTTAACGCGGCATTACAAAGCCCATGCGACGCTTCACTTCATCAAGCGTTTGTTGCGCAGCCGCTTGGGCACGCTCCGCGCCACTTTTCAATACATCGTGCAGTTCGCCAGATTTGCGAACCTCGTGATAACGCGCTTGCAGCGGTTCAATGAATGATGCTACTTGCTCTGCCAAGTCCTTTTTAAATGGCCCGTACATTTGGCCATCATATTTAGCTTCGATTTCAGCAATACTTAAGTCGGAAGTATGTGCATAAATGCTCATCAAGTTGCTAATTTCCGGCTTATTAATTGGATCGTACTTAACGACAGCTTCCATATCCGTCTTCGCACGGCTAATCTTTTTGCGGATAACGGCTGGATCATCAAGTAAAGCGATCAAGCTGCCGGCAACCGCGCTGCTCTTGCTCATTTTTTTGGATGCATCGTCCAACGACATAATGCGCGCGCCTACTTCTGGAATGTATGGCTGCGGAACCGTGAAGAAGTCCCCGAAGCGATGATTGAAACGATTCGCCAAGTCGCGTGTCAATTCCAAGTGCTGCTTCTGGTCATCGCCAACCGGAATAAGGTCTGCGTTATAAATTAAAATATCAGCTGCCATGAGTGCCGGATATACGAACAAGCCTGCGCCAACCGAATCTTTGCCCTCTGACTTATCTTTAAACTGCGTCATGCGCTCCAACTCGCCCATATAACTGATCGTCGTCATCAACCAGCCGAGTTCTGCGTGCTGTGGTACATGCGACTGCATAAAGATAGCTGCCTTGTTCGGATCAATACCTGCGGCAAGATACAGGGCAGCAACTTGCTCTGACTGCTCATGCAAAGCTGCCGGCTCTTGCGCCACGGTTATAGCATGAAGGTCGACGATCATAAAAAAGCATTCATGGTCGTGCTGCAACTTCACAAAGTTCTGCATCGCTCCAATGTAATTACCAATCGTAAGCTGTCCACTTGGTTGAATACCAGACAATACTCTTTTCATGTTCATAACACTCCTTCAACAATTTATGATGTGCTTGCCTCAGCGTTGTGCGCTGTGCGTTGTGCGCTGTGCGTTGTGCGCTGTGCGTTGTGCGCTGTGCGTTGTGCGCTGTGCGTTGTGCGCTGTGCGTTGTGCGCTGTGCGTTGTGCGCTGTGCGTTGTGCGCTGTGCGTTGTGCGCTGTGCGTTGTGCGCTGTGCGTTGTGCGCTGTGCGCTGTGCGCTGTGCATCGAGCACACAACCTGCACATGCAACGCCAGCAAAGCCAAAACAACGTAAAAACAACGCAAAAAAGGCCTCTCTCCCAAAAGGGACGAAAGACCGTGGTACCACCCTCATTTGCTCACAGAACCACTTCTACACATTGTACATGCATACGTACGTGCAGTAGGTTGCATCCCAATAAACATTCATGCACACCTATTCTGTGAACCTCTAACCCTTTAACGCAGGGATACGGCTAACCATACTTGCATCGACAGCTCGTTCTCGTTCAACCTGAACAAACTTACCGCTTGCGTTCCTGTTCGCACTCCAAGGTCCATTCAGTCTTCGTATCCGCACCGATTCGCACCATCCATCGGCTCTCTGCAGCATCAAGCGAAGCTTACTTGTCCTTATCATCGTTTTCATTCGATTTGTGTTAGGCATTAGAATAACGAACTACATTCATTTTGTCAAATATTTGTTGCAGCACGATATGACACAGCTTAATCGTTCTGGTATCATTAAAGCAAAAAAAGGAGCTAAACCATATGTATCAGGTAACAAAAGGACAATGGAACGGCTACGAAACGATTATTTTGCATAGCGAAAAATTAGAGGCTACAGTGCTACCCGGCCTAGGCAATAATGTTATTCGCCTCTGGGATAAGATTGCGGAGCGTGAAGTGCTCCGCACGCCAGCAGAGCAAGATCTTGATTACTATATGACGAAGCCATATCACTTCGGAATTCCGATGCTAATGCCTCCTGGACGTATTCGTCGTGGACGTTTTACGTATGCAGGTGTGCAGTATCAATTCGACCAAAATACAGCGAATGACAACCACATCCACGGTCTGCACCGCACGCAAGCTTGGACAGTAACAGCAACCGAAACGACAGATACACATAGTGCCGTTACTTGTGTGTTCAACACAGCTGACGACGCTGATTGGATGCGTCAATACCCAACCCCACTACAACTCACGATGACGATGACCTTATCCAACGGTACGCTAACACAAGCTTTAACAGTGACCAATAAAGGCGAGCAGCCTGCGCCATTCGGCTTCGGCACGCACACTTGGCTGCAAATTGATGGCGAACCTGAGCGCTGGACCGTTAAGGTACCTGTAACAGGTATTTACGAGCTAGACGAAGAGCTAATTACGACTGGAACAACGGCACCTCTGGGCCAATATGAGCAGCTCATTAACGGTATGAACTTGAAAGGCACCGATTTTGATACGGTGTTTAGCAAAGGAGAGCACAAACCAGAAGCTTTATTAACGCGTGATGACGGCTACACGATCCGCTATTCAGGCAACGAGCCGTACTTTAAACACTGGGTGCTGTATACGCGCGGTGTCGCAGAAGAAATCATTTGTATCGAGCCGTACACTTGGCTGACTGACGCACCAAATTTACCATTTGACGATGAAACGACCGGTCTTATCGATTTGAAACCTAACGAGCCGGTTACGCTTGTGTTGGACTTAAGCGTTCAACATGCTGAACAGAACTAACTAATCAGCAACCCGCAACGATCCACTCACATGTTCATATCGTCATTCAAAATGCCAAGCGGAATCCAATTCCGACTTGGCATTATTTACATGACCTCACCTTAACCTTTCCTCGCATATTTCCACTCTATCGACCCATAATAACTATCACAAGGAGGTGAACAACATGCCTAACCAACAAGGTGGTAGCCGTTCGAACAACTTGGTTGTTCCACAAGCGACTGCAGCATTGCAACAATTGAAATATGAAATTGCGCAAGAGCTAGGTATTCCTATTCCGCAAGACGGATACTACGGAAACTACACTACGCGCGATACAGGTTCTATCGGTGGTTTCATTACGAAGCGCCTCGTCCAAATTGCAGAGCAGCAATTAGCAGGTGGCCGCTCTAGTCGTTAATCGCCAAACCTATTCGTGTCCATCTATACTTAGTATTAGCTAATGGCAAAGAAGCTCCCAACGTATTTACGCTGCGAGCTTCTTCGTTTTTATGCAATGGCGACTGAATATGTATGTAAATAGCGTGAGTTTAGCTTGCTCTAGGCATCTGTCGATAACTTGGAAGTTGTTCATTTTCAAGCATATGAACTAAATTGTAGTTGGATTCAAACCAAATATGAACCATCATGGAGCCTTTTTTTACGGAAAAGTCGAACGAAATCTCGCCGTGTGTCCATTTCTTCTTCCGTTTCAACACGTCAATGGCCATTTGCCGCAGCGTCGAAACATGTAGTCTGCTCAGGCCCTCTGGAATAGGTTTCATAACTCCATCACGACACTCTAGAGCATCGTGCTTGACTCCGAATTTACCGATAACATCATTTCGAATACATACGACAATTGTTCCACCCGAAAGACCAATTAACTCTGACTCCAGCTCTTCCATAACAAGACTCAGCTGTCTTGCTAAAGGCAAATGACTAACTTTACCCACAACATCCCTCCAACTAAATACAAAATCCATATAATAGAATTAAATGGCTCATATCCCCATTATAAGATCGTTTATACTTTCATTCAACACAAATTTACAAAATCCCCCTCAAAATATCATATTTTTTTCCGTTTATCCGACAGGATTCTTCATGAATCATTCTAAATGTTCTACTGTTCCACAGGCCCTCTAACGAATGACCTGCAACATGCAAAAAAGCGGCCCCGTTATGGGACCGCTTGTCTTATACCTTAAACTTAACTATTTCGCGTTAGGCATTAACTTTTCAGACGCTTTTTCACGGAAGAATCGCCATATCAAGAAACCGACTGCACCTAGTGCTGCACACACTGCGCCAAACAAATACATCGCAGTACCGCCATATGCTTCTTGAAGCGCTCCACCCGCTGCTCCGCCTGCCAAACCAGCCAAGCCTAGGAACACCATACCAAGCAAAGCTTGGCCTGTTGCTGCCAATTGCTGTGGCAACACGTTCGACACGAATTCAATCGCCACAACCCAGAGTGCCACATACGTAAATGCATGGGCAAATTGCAAGGCGATAACGACCCATGGATCGGTTACGAATGCATATAGCAACCATCTACCTACGTACAAGAACGATACGACGGTCAGCATCACCAACATCCGATCGCGACGCATAATACGTCCCATTACAGCAAAGCCAATAATTTCACTTAAGCCTGCTACAGCCCATGCCCAAGATACTTGGGCAGTGGAAGCACCAAGATCACTCAAATGAAGCGACAGCAAACCGTCGTTCATCCGGTGCGGCATGGCCACTAGAAAAATCAAACCGAAGAAGATCAGCAAGGACGGCATGCTAAGTGCTTGACGAACAACTTTCCAGCTTATAGCAGGTTCCGTTCCGGCTGTAGGTTCAACCTTCGGCTCTTTAAGTAAGAACATACCGATAAGCAGACCGCCCCAAATCGGCAAGTACATCCACATTAACGAGTCAACGCCGCCCCACAGGTCAAAATATTGACCAAGCACGAGCGCTGTAATCGTGAAACCAACCGAGCCCCACAGTCGAATATCACTGTAGGACGTGTTGGCAGCTGCGGCTGTTTTGACCGATAGCGTATCTAAGAGCGTTACTGCTGGCAAGAAGCAAATATAGAGCACGAGCAAGCTAACAGCAGCCATCATACGTCCCGTGGACAAGAATAAGCATGCAGCCGCAAGCCCTTTCGCAATCCACAAGCCGTACAGCAGCGGCTTCGTAGCCTTAATTCGATCACTCCATACGCCTACGATCGGCTGCGCGAACATAGCCAAAAACGGCCCCAGCATAAGTAATGTTCCGACTTCTAGCGAGTCAAATCCCCGATCACTTAGTAACAGTGGCAAATAAGGGATTAACAGCGCATTTGTCGAATAAAATAAAGCGGTAAACAATTTCAATAAACCATTTGACGTCAAAACAAACTTCCTCTCTACTCACATATCCGAACTTATTATATCTATATTTGAATATGGTTACTCTGTCATTTTTAAGAACTGATCCACGTCTTGCAACGTAACATCAATTGCACTCTGCCAGAAATCTGGCTTCGTTAAATCAACGCCTAGATGCTTCTGCGCCAGATCCTCAACCGTCATGCTGCCCGTATCGCGCAAGAGCGCGTCATACTTGTCCGCAAACGATGCGCCCTCTTCAAGCGCACGTGCGTATAAGCCTGTACTGAACAAGTAGCCGAACGTGTAAGGGAAGTTGTAGAACGCAACATTTGTAATATAAAAATGAAGCTTCGACGCCCAGAAATGCGGGTGTACGGAACCAAGCGCTCCACAGTATGCTTCCTGTTGCGCTTCTTCCATCAACTGACACAGTTGATCCGTTGTCAGTAGACCTGATTTACGCTGCTCATAGAACCGCGTTTCGAACAAGAAACGTGCATGAATGTTCATGTAGAATGCGATGGAGCGCTGAATTTTGTCTTCAAGCAACGCCAATTTCTCCTGCTCATCCTTCGCTTCTTTAACAGCCGAATCAGACACGATCATTTCAGCGAACGTAGAAGCGGTTTCCGCAACGTTCATCGCATACTTTTTGCTAAACGGAGGCAGATCCTCCATTACATATGTATGATATCCGTGTCCAAGTTCATGCGCCAACGTCGAGACATTGCTAGGCGTGCCTGCATAAGTCATAAAAATACGAGACTGACCGCTAACTGGCATCGACGTACAGAACCCGCCTGGGCGCTTGCCTGGGCGATCTTCCACTTCGATCCAATCGTTGTCAAATGCATGCTCTGTATAGTCAGCCAGCTTGGAGCTGAACTTACGGAATTGCTCGACGATAAAGCTTGCGCCCTCATCGTAAGAAATAGTAGCTTGTGTGCTGCCAAGTGGCGCATCAACATCGCACCAAGAAAGCTTTTCAACACCAAGCAGCTTCGCTTTGCGCTCCAAGTATTTCACGAATGCAGGCTTGTTGCGTACAATCGTGTCCCACATTGCATCCAACGTTGCTTGCGACATGCGATTATAATCGAGCGGCTCTTTCAATACATTTTCCCAGCCACGATGCTCGTACAACTTCAATCGGAAGCCCGCGATGCGATTAAGCGCATCTGCACAGAAATCCGCTTTCTCACTCCATGCTTCTTCCCACTGCTCGAACACACGCTCACGCACTTCACGGCTCGGACTAGACAACTTGTTGTGCGCTTGTCCAGCCGACAACTGCGTTACCTTGCCATCTTCTTCGTGATCAATGCGAATGTGAGAAACAATCGTATTGTACAACTGGCCCCAGCCATGGTAGCCATCAATTGCTAAGTCGCCAGCAAGTGCTTCTTGCTCTGGTGGCAGCTTTTCCTGTGCTTCCTTGCGACGTTCCGTCAGATTAAAGGCGATATCTGCAATGTCAGGCAATGCTAAGAAAGTATTCCATACATCGTCCGGCATTTGACGGACAAGTTCACTATAATTCGTACTCACCGTAAGCAAGCTTGCACTAATCGACTGCACACGGCCGTGTAATTGCACGGCTTTCTTATCTTTTGTATTCGCTGCACACAGGCAGGAAATAAACGATGAGGCCTCACCTAAACGTACAAACACATCTTGTAATTGCTGCGTGATATGTACAAGCGAATTTGTCGCTTCAACTGATTGCGGAGACTCTGTTTCGCTTACAAGAGTTCCTAGCGCTGCTAATTGTTGTTCAACTTCAGCCAAAAATTGTTGCAAAGCCTCAGAATCGGAACCACCTGCAAAAAACACTTCCAAGTCCCAAGTTTGGTTTAACGGATGTTTCATGCTACACACACCTTTCTCAAGTTGAAGTCGGTATTGTTCGGTTGGTATGGTTTGCGTTTGTATTTTCGACCATCACCGTGTATAACTAAACTATATCATTATACATCTTTTATGACTAAAGGAGGAGGATGAAGTTGAGACCGTTACAAATATCAGCTGACACCGCGTTGAAGCTATCCAAAGCACTTGGTATCCCATTGGAGCACTTGATGCATACGCCGCAGCATATTTTATTGCAGAAGCTATCACAGCTTGCGCAAGAAGAAACAGCTGCACAAGCAGAAGCGCAATCTCAAGAAACGCAAGCAACGGAGCGTAAAGACGAACAAGCCGCTATTTCGGAATCAAGTGAGGACAGCAAATCATGATTCCATTAGCCAACACGCTGCCTTACGATGAACAAATGGGGGACATTATTGCACAGTGTCCTTTTTGCGGACAAGATCATGTCCTGCTGCCACTCAAGCCGAAAGACATCACTATTATCCAAGGCGGCAAAAAACATTTGCTCGTCTTTCCATGCTGCCATCATCGTGTAACGATTGTTGATGCCGATCAAGACTATTTGTTGGCAAACTGCGCCATAAGGTAAAGCCCCTTCTGCTTCTGCTAACGATGGGATATACAACCTGTACACTCTGTACCTATTGTTTATCCTTGTCGTTATCGTGACAGGGGGCTTCACCGCTCGGTGTTCCATTTCACAATGAATTAACCCGATATATACTTTAATTTCGTACTCTTTTCTTCCAGCTTCACATCTGGTTCACCTAGCTTATCCGCAGCCATCCGCTCCCGCATCACTACCCATTGCTCACGGGCAGCGCGAATCACAGAAGCATCCATAATCCGCTTATCATGAATGATACGGGCAAAACATTTTGCGGCATCGTTATATTGGCTCAGTCGCAAATGCATTTCCCCGATCATGTAAATAAGCTTCGCATCATTTTGATCGCGCCACTCTTGCTCGTACGTGTTAATGTAAGCATCAAGCGCAAATTGCAAATAACGCTTCTCTAGCTCTTCTGCACCGCGATAACGAAATAACCAAGCCATATGATGAAGCAATCCGGCTATGACACGTTGACTCTCCGAAATAGCTTGCGCTGTAACTAGCGCCAATTGATACGTCTCCAACGCTATTTCCCATGAACGCTCACCACCATATTCACGTGATTGCCATTGCTTAGCTACCTTCGCTTCAAACGCAACACGTTGATGCGGAAGCCAGCGTTTGGTTGCATGCTCTGTTGAGGCACAGCCACATTTGGGACATACCCGCACAACGTAAAAATCAGGGTTAGGTCTGTCCTCTTTATAATGAGGACAAAAGTCACTATCCATTTTATAAGGCCGCTTGAAGCTCGAACGCACTCGTGAAGTTTTGAATGTATGCTCACAGTACGGACAATCTGCATCGATTTGGAATAGCGCTTCTATTATCACGGAAGTTCTCCTCTTCTGCTAAGGTGTATTTACAAAATGATAGGCTGGCCCCGATAAACGCTGGATAACCATATCCGCCAACTCATTATCCATCCCAATTTCGTCTAACGCCTCGCGCATACATTGTAGCCAAGCATCCGCTTTTTCACGTGTAATCGGAAACGGCATATGTCGAGCGCGCATCATCGGATGTCCATACTGCTCTGAGAACAGCATCGGCCCACCAAAAAATTGGGACAAGAACATATATTGTTTTTCGATGACCGGATCAATATCTTCCGGAAAAAGTGGGCCAATCAACGGATTTGCCTGCACTTTCGGATAAAAAGCTTCAACGATTTGGCGAACACCTGCTTCGCCGCCAACCGCTTCATATATGGTTTGATTGTATTTTTGCATCGTCTACTCCTTAATACGCGTTAATCGTTAATGGTTACAAAAAAAGTGCTTTTTTGGTTTAAGTGTATAGGCAAATAGTATCATTTATCTGATGCCGACGAAAGGCTCATTTTTATGAACACATCCTTGTTTCATTCCTAATTGATCCGATGTGCCTAATCAGAGCATACAATCACCGTCATTCGCTATGCTTAACGTAAACAAAAAGACGCTGATTAACATTCAGCGCCGTACTGTATCGAATGAATATGTTTAGCTTTCCCAATCCTCTTCCGGTGGACCCATTAAAGATTCCCGAATGACGTAGACGAAAGCGCAAACAAGGATGCCTGCTATTATGCTCATTCCCATCACCCCTTACCGACGGATACGCATTTCATCGTTCTCTATCCTTATCTTATCATAATCTTTCCCAGAAAAATACGCGATCATGCAACCGGTTTCTTTACATTTTGATTACAGAATGAAGACAAAATGCTTTGCGCTTACTAAGCATGAATAAGAGGGCTTGTTCATATGTTGGAGTGATACGTTTAACGTAACACATGATGTATGTCGAGGAAGGAGTTGACGCATGCGCACCAACTATCGGACACGCCTAAGCACGCTAGTTATAGCGTGTTTGTTTAGCGCAGCGCTGCTGCTAATGATCCAGCACCCCTCTGTCGTCATGTCCGCGGCTGCGCGTGGCGTATCGATATGGTGGGATGTGCTTTTTCCGTCACTGCTTCCGTTCTTTATTATATCTGAAGCGTTGCTTGGGTTCGGGATCGTCCATTTCATCGGCACGCTATTAGACCCGGTGATGCGGCCACTGTTTCGTGTGCCGGGAGTAGGGGGATTTGTCGTGGCGATGGGTTACGCCTCCGGCTATCCCGTAGGGGCAAGGCTGACGACCCGATTGCGTATGCAGGGCCTGATCTCACGCGAAGAGGGCGAACGACTTGTCGCATTTACGACGACGTCTGATCCGATATTTTTGATTGGCGCTGTATCCGTCGGATTTTTTGGCGATGCTGGCTTAGCTGTCACGCTCGCTTTGGCTCATTATTGTTCTGGCTTGCTCGTTGGTGTCCTGATGCGTTTTCACGCTTATCGGTCTCCGCTTACACAGCAACAAGAGAGCAACGATCACGAACCTAAAGCAACGCATTCGCGGCAGCGTAAATGGTCTAATTCGATTCTGTTGCGAGCATTTTATGCGATGCATGAAGCACGTCAGCAAGATGGCCGCCCGTTAGGCACATTATTGAAGGAAGCCATTGAATCTTCGTTAAAATTAATGGTCGTCGTTGGGGGCCTAGTCGTCTTTTTTTCTGTCCTGTTAGAGCTGCTTGCTACTGTTGGCATTATGAATGTGTGGAACGTACTGCTGCAAGCCGTACTGGGAGCCTTGCATTTACCCGCTACGCTGGCTGCATCGTTTTCTGGCGGACTGTTCGAAGTCACGCTCGGGGCTAAAGAGGCGGGCGCTGCCGCAACGGCCGGTGTCCACGCGCAAGTGGTTGCGGCGGCGTGGATATTATCTTGGGCTGGCCTATCTGTCCATGCACAAGTGGCTAGCATTATGAACCAGACAGACTTACGCTACACGCCATTTTTAGTAGCTCGATTGTTGCACAGTATGATAGCTGCTGTTGCCGCCTATTTTATATATCCACTAGCGCAGCTGTGGCAGCCACAATTGGCGGCCTGGTTGCCCAACAGCGGCCTAACTGTCACTGAATATTCGGTGTGGACGATGGCACAGCAAGCTTTGCTCACCGGGTTATGGTGGAGCTTGATTCTTTTAGCCATTTTACTCACTGTATCTTTGCTGATTCATCTGATTCGGCAGGTAAGGGTCCTTTTTTTTACGAAAAAATAACGGAACACACACGAAACCGTAGCGAAACGTTATCTATTGATAACGCGCAAACATCGGTGTAATCGAATATGGCGATTGTTTTCCATGAGCAGAACGTATAATATGAAAATGAAGTTTTTTTGATACTGCTCATTATATCCCGTACCAAAAAGGAGCTAACACCTTGAGATACGCTGTTTTACATCGAGGCGATGAACTATCTGCTTCCTTGACGAATCGTTTTCACGAACTGGCTGCTGCTCATGGGCTTACACGAGATGAATCTCACCCTGAAATTGTTATTTCAATTGGTGGGGACGGAACGATGCTGCAAGCATTTCATCAATACTTTCCGATATTGGATTCAACGTCATTTGTAGGTATTCATACAGGTCATCTTGGATTTTTTGCGGATTGGAAAGCAGACGAACTTGAACTGCTTGTTCAATACATGGCTGACAATATGCAGCAGGAACGAGTCGCTCCACGTACAGCGAAGTATCCGTTAATTGAGCTGGAAATCGATGGCGACGATGATATACCGAAGACGTTTATCGCTTTAAATGAGTTTACCCTTAAAGGGCTAGACGGCACACTAGTTGCCCAAATCGACATTAACGACCAGTTGTTTGAGATGTTCAGAGGCGATGGCATTTGTGTATCTACACCATCAGGAAGCACAGCCTATAATAAAAGTCTTGGC harbors:
- a CDS encoding globin domain-containing protein — encoded protein: MQKYNQTIYEAVGGEAGVRQIVEAFYPKVQANPLIGPLFPEDIDPVIEKQYMFLSQFFGGPMLFSEQYGHPMMRARHMPFPITREKADAWLQCMREALDEIGMDNELADMVIQRLSGPAYHFVNTP
- a CDS encoding alpha/beta-type small acid-soluble spore protein, which produces MPNQQGGSRSNNLVVPQATAALQQLKYEIAQELGIPIPQDGYYGNYTTRDTGSIGGFITKRLVQIAEQQLAGGRSSR
- a CDS encoding alpha/beta-type small acid-soluble spore protein codes for the protein MSNQSRSNNLVVPQATAALQQLKYEIAQELGIPIPQDGYYGNYTTRDTGSIGGFITKRLVQIAEQSLSGGAGR
- a CDS encoding DUF2225 domain-containing protein; translated protein: MIIEALFQIDADCPYCEHTFKTSRVRSSFKRPYKMDSDFCPHYKEDRPNPDFYVVRVCPKCGCASTEHATKRWLPHQRVAFEAKVAKQWQSREYGGERSWEIALETYQLALVTAQAISESQRVIAGLLHHMAWLFRYRGAEELEKRYLQFALDAYINTYEQEWRDQNDAKLIYMIGEMHLRLSQYNDAAKCFARIIHDKRIMDASVIRAAREQWVVMRERMAADKLGEPDVKLEEKSTKLKYISG
- a CDS encoding NAD kinase, whose amino-acid sequence is MRYAVLHRGDELSASLTNRFHELAAAHGLTRDESHPEIVISIGGDGTMLQAFHQYFPILDSTSFVGIHTGHLGFFADWKADELELLVQYMADNMQQERVAPRTAKYPLIELEIDGDDDIPKTFIALNEFTLKGLDGTLVAQIDINDQLFEMFRGDGICVSTPSGSTAYNKSLGGAMVHPSIESIQIAEIASINNRVYRTLGSPLILPKHHSCNIFSRKKQRLLLTVDHLTFPVENLRSIRCRVASQKVTFVRYRPFPFWNRVREAFLGYDENGCQIT
- a CDS encoding aldose 1-epimerase, which produces MYQVTKGQWNGYETIILHSEKLEATVLPGLGNNVIRLWDKIAEREVLRTPAEQDLDYYMTKPYHFGIPMLMPPGRIRRGRFTYAGVQYQFDQNTANDNHIHGLHRTQAWTVTATETTDTHSAVTCVFNTADDADWMRQYPTPLQLTMTMTLSNGTLTQALTVTNKGEQPAPFGFGTHTWLQIDGEPERWTVKVPVTGIYELDEELITTGTTAPLGQYEQLINGMNLKGTDFDTVFSKGEHKPEALLTRDDGYTIRYSGNEPYFKHWVLYTRGVAEEIICIEPYTWLTDAPNLPFDDETTGLIDLKPNEPVTLVLDLSVQHAEQN
- a CDS encoding MFS transporter; translated protein: MTSNGLLKLFTALFYSTNALLIPYLPLLLSDRGFDSLEVGTLLMLGPFLAMFAQPIVGVWSDRIKATKPLLYGLWIAKGLAAACLFLSTGRMMAAVSLLVLYICFLPAVTLLDTLSVKTAAAANTSYSDIRLWGSVGFTITALVLGQYFDLWGGVDSLMWMYLPIWGGLLIGMFLLKEPKVEPTAGTEPAISWKVVRQALSMPSLLIFFGLIFLVAMPHRMNDGLLSLHLSDLGASTAQVSWAWAVAGLSEIIGFAVMGRIMRRDRMLVMLTVVSFLYVGRWLLYAFVTDPWVVIALQFAHAFTYVALWVVAIEFVSNVLPQQLAATGQALLGMVFLGLAGLAGGAAGGALQEAYGGTAMYLFGAVCAALGAVGFLIWRFFREKASEKLMPNAK
- the ylbJ gene encoding sporulation integral membrane protein YlbJ → MRTNYRTRLSTLVIACLFSAALLLMIQHPSVVMSAAARGVSIWWDVLFPSLLPFFIISEALLGFGIVHFIGTLLDPVMRPLFRVPGVGGFVVAMGYASGYPVGARLTTRLRMQGLISREEGERLVAFTTTSDPIFLIGAVSVGFFGDAGLAVTLALAHYCSGLLVGVLMRFHAYRSPLTQQQESNDHEPKATHSRQRKWSNSILLRAFYAMHEARQQDGRPLGTLLKEAIESSLKLMVVVGGLVVFFSVLLELLATVGIMNVWNVLLQAVLGALHLPATLAASFSGGLFEVTLGAKEAGAAATAGVHAQVVAAAWILSWAGLSVHAQVASIMNQTDLRYTPFLVARLLHSMIAAVAAYFIYPLAQLWQPQLAAWLPNSGLTVTEYSVWTMAQQALLTGLWWSLILLAILLTVSLLIHLIRQVRVLFFTKK
- a CDS encoding M3 family oligoendopeptidase, which produces MKHPLNQTWDLEVFFAGGSDSEALQQFLAEVEQQLAALGTLVSETESPQSVEATNSLVHITQQLQDVFVRLGEASSFISCLCAANTKDKKAVQLHGRVQSISASLLTVSTNYSELVRQMPDDVWNTFLALPDIADIAFNLTERRKEAQEKLPPEQEALAGDLAIDGYHGWGQLYNTIVSHIRIDHEEDGKVTQLSAGQAHNKLSSPSREVRERVFEQWEEAWSEKADFCADALNRIAGFRLKLYEHRGWENVLKEPLDYNRMSQATLDAMWDTIVRNKPAFVKYLERKAKLLGVEKLSWCDVDAPLGSTQATISYDEGASFIVEQFRKFSSKLADYTEHAFDNDWIEVEDRPGKRPGGFCTSMPVSGQSRIFMTYAGTPSNVSTLAHELGHGYHTYVMEDLPPFSKKYAMNVAETASTFAEMIVSDSAVKEAKDEQEKLALLEDKIQRSIAFYMNIHARFLFETRFYEQRKSGLLTTDQLCQLMEEAQQEAYCGALGSVHPHFWASKLHFYITNVAFYNFPYTFGYLFSTGLYARALEEGASFADKYDALLRDTGSMTVEDLAQKHLGVDLTKPDFWQSAIDVTLQDVDQFLKMTE
- the trpS gene encoding tryptophan--tRNA ligase, translating into MKRVLSGIQPSGQLTIGNYIGAMQNFVKLQHDHECFFMIVDLHAITVAQEPAALHEQSEQVAALYLAAGIDPNKAAIFMQSHVPQHAELGWLMTTISYMGELERMTQFKDKSEGKDSVGAGLFVYPALMAADILIYNADLIPVGDDQKQHLELTRDLANRFNHRFGDFFTVPQPYIPEVGARIMSLDDASKKMSKSSAVAGSLIALLDDPAVIRKKISRAKTDMEAVVKYDPINKPEISNLMSIYAHTSDLSIAEIEAKYDGQMYGPFKKDLAEQVASFIEPLQARYHEVRKSGELHDVLKSGAERAQAAAQQTLDEVKRRMGFVMPR
- a CDS encoding O-methyltransferase, which encodes MGKVSHLPLARQLSLVMEELESELIGLSGGTIVVCIRNDVIGKFGVKHDALECRDGVMKPIPEGLSRLHVSTLRQMAIDVLKRKKKWTHGEISFDFSVKKGSMMVHIWFESNYNLVHMLENEQLPSYRQMPRAS
- a CDS encoding YycC family protein, which produces MRPLQISADTALKLSKALGIPLEHLMHTPQHILLQKLSQLAQEETAAQAEAQSQETQATERKDEQAAISESSEDSKS